The Bacteroidota bacterium genome contains the following window.
GTTTCCGGTTTCTGGTCTCTAGTTTCTGGTTTGTTGATCCGGTTGCGCTCGCTTAACTAGGAACCAGAAACGTTGAACTAGAAACTGCTATTTGGCGCGTTCGACGATCTCGACGAGCCGCCAGCGCTTGTGCTTGCTCATCGGGCGCATCTCCATGATGCGGACCGTGTCGCCGGCCCCGGCGTCGTTGGCCTCGTCGTGGGCCATGAGCTTGGTCGTCTGCTTGATGAACTTGCCGTAGATCGGGTGCTTCACCTGGCGCTGGATAGCGACGGAGATCGTCTTGTCCATCTTGTCCGAGACGACGAGCCCGATGCGCTCTTTCCGGGCGTTGCGGCCTTCGGGGACAGCCTCGACTTCTTCGGCCTCGGCGGGCTCGGGAGCGGAGGGCGCTTCGACGGCGGCTTCGGGCGCGTCCACGGCCTCGGCCACTTGCGTCTCGGCCGACTGCTCGGCGTTTGCTTCTTCGGTGGTCTTAGGTTCCATATCTGTTGTCAGGTCGCTTGGTGAGCCGACACCTCACCAACTACGAGTAGAAGGAGTGTGCTCAGGAGACGGTCTGCGTAAGAGACCCCTGTTTCTGCTTGAGGATGGTCTTGAGGCGGGCGACTTCGCGGCGCTTGCGGCGGAGCACGAGGGGGTCCTCGAGCTGCGCGATGGCGTGCTGGAAGGTCAGCACGTCGAGGTCGTGCTCCTCGTCTTTGATGCGCTGCGTGATCTCCTCGGAGGAGAGTTCGCGGACTTCTTTGGCTTTCATGGGGGACTGAGTTTCTGGTTTCTGGTTTCTAGTTTCTCGTTCGGCTCTCAACCAGAAACAAGAAACGAGAAACTTATTTTCGCGTGGCGACGGGGGCGACGTAGTCCGGGCGGACGACGAACTTGGTCTTGACCGGGAGCTTGTACTGCGCCAGCGCCATCGCCTCGCGGGCGAGGTCTTCCGGCACGCCAGCCAGCTCGAACAGGATGCGGCCCGGCTTGACGACAGCGACGAAGTACTCCGGCGAGCCCTTGCCCTTGCCCATCCGGGTCTCGGCGGGCTTCTTGGTGATCGGCTTGTCCGGGAAGATCCGGATCCAGACTTTACCCGTACGCTTGATCTTACGGGTGATCGCCACGCGGCAGGCCTCGATCTGGCGCGAGGTGATCCAGCCCGGCTCGAGCGTCTTGATGGCGAAGTCGCCGAAGTTGATCCGGGAGCCGCGCTGCGCGTTCCCCTTGATGCGCCCCTTCTGCATCTTGCGGAACTTGGTGCGCTTGGGCATCAACATGACAGTAGACTCGGTTTAGTGCGTGTGCAAGTGTGGAGTTGAGAGGAGACTTAGCTGCGGCGCGAACGGCGACCGCCGCCGCCCTCGCCACCCCGACCGCCGCGACCTCCTCGGCCGCCGCGCTCCCCGCGCTCGCCACGGCGGCGGCGCTCCGGCGGCGGGGCCGACATCTGCTGCTGGCGCTGGACCTGCGCGTTCGGGCTGAGGTCAGGCTTGCCGAGGATCTCACCCCGGTAGATCCAGACCTTGACGCCGGTCGTGCCCTGGATCGTGAAGGCCGTCGCCTCGGCGTAGTCGATGTCGGCGCGCATCGTGTGGAGCGGGACGCGGCCCTCGAGGTACTGCTCGGTCCGGCTCATCTCGGCCCCACCGAGGCGGCCGGCGAGCTTGACGCGGATGCCCTCGGCCCCCATCCGCATCGCGGCCGAGAGCGACTGCTTCATCGCGCGGCGGAACGAGACGCGGCCCTCGAGCTGCTGGGCGATGTTCTGCGCCACGAGCGAGGCGTCGACTTCGGGCCGCTTGATTTCGTTGATGTTGATCTGGATGTCTTTCTCGGTGAGCTGCTTGAGCTCCTCGCGCAGCTTCTCCACCTCGGTCCCCCCGCGCCCGATGACCACGCCGGGGCGGCTCGTGTGGAGCGTGAGGATGACGCGCTTCGGCGTGCGCTCGATCACGACGCGGCTCAGGCCTGCGCGCTTGAGGCGGGCGTCGAGGTAGCGGCGGATCTCCTCGTCCTCGACGAGCTTGTCGGCGTACGATCCGTCGGTGTACCAGTTGGAGTCCCAGCCGCGGATGACTCCGA
Protein-coding sequences here:
- the rpsC gene encoding 30S ribosomal protein S3, translated to MGQKINPVGFRLGVIRGWDSNWYTDGSYADKLVEDEEIRRYLDARLKRAGLSRVVIERTPKRVILTLHTSRPGVVIGRGGTEVEKLREELKQLTEKDIQININEIKRPEVDASLVAQNIAQQLEGRVSFRRAMKQSLSAAMRMGAEGIRVKLAGRLGGAEMSRTEQYLEGRVPLHTMRADIDYAEATAFTIQGTTGVKVWIYRGEILGKPDLSPNAQVQRQQQMSAPPPERRRRGERGERGGRGGRGGRGGEGGGGRRSRRS
- the rpmC gene encoding 50S ribosomal protein L29 — translated: MKAKEVRELSSEEITQRIKDEEHDLDVLTFQHAIAQLEDPLVLRRKRREVARLKTILKQKQGSLTQTVS
- the rplP gene encoding 50S ribosomal protein L16, giving the protein MLMPKRTKFRKMQKGRIKGNAQRGSRINFGDFAIKTLEPGWITSRQIEACRVAITRKIKRTGKVWIRIFPDKPITKKPAETRMGKGKGSPEYFVAVVKPGRILFELAGVPEDLAREAMALAQYKLPVKTKFVVRPDYVAPVATRK
- the rpsQ gene encoding 30S ribosomal protein S17; amino-acid sequence: MGLVVSDKMDKTISVAIQRQVKHPIYGKFIKQTTKLMAHDEANDAGAGDTVRIMEMRPMSKHKRWRLVEIVERAK